A single Candidatus Thalassolituus haligoni DNA region contains:
- a CDS encoding STAS domain-containing protein: protein MSVETAVSDDAKQLTIKVSGRFDFSAHQAFRDAYEAQQPAALRYVIDLAETSYLDSSALGMLLLLRDHAGGDGADISITNCNQDVKKILTISNFEQLFSIQ from the coding sequence ATGTCTGTAGAAACCGCAGTGTCTGATGATGCCAAGCAACTGACGATCAAGGTATCTGGCCGTTTTGACTTCAGTGCGCATCAAGCGTTCCGGGATGCCTATGAAGCCCAGCAGCCAGCGGCGCTTCGTTACGTGATTGATCTGGCAGAAACCTCCTATCTCGATAGCTCTGCTTTAGGGATGTTATTGCTGTTACGGGATCACGCCGGTGGTGATGGTGCCGATATCAGCATCACGAATTGCAATCAGGATGTGAAAAAAATCCTGACCATTTCCAATTTTGAGCAATTGTTCAGTATCCAATGA
- a CDS encoding flagellar biosynthetic protein FliQ → MTPNDIGDIFTSAMYIVLIVVVAIIVPSLIIGLMVSTFQAATQINEQTLSFLPRLVVTLLAIIGLGPWAVGMVIDYTREIYMNIPFLIG, encoded by the coding sequence ATGACCCCCAATGATATCGGCGATATTTTTACCAGCGCCATGTACATCGTACTGATTGTCGTCGTCGCGATTATTGTGCCCAGTCTTATTATTGGCCTGATGGTCAGTACCTTTCAGGCGGCTACCCAGATTAACGAACAGACGCTCAGTTTTTTGCCACGGCTGGTGGTGACGCTGTTGGCGATTATTGGCCTGGGTCCCTGGGCGGTGGGTATGGTGATTGATTACACCCGTGAGATTTATATGAATATTCCCTTCCTGATAGGCTAG
- the fliL gene encoding flagellar basal body-associated protein FliL yields the protein MATEQDLKIDEGAEAKPKSKLKLILFIVLALLLLGGGGAAAYWFLLAGTDAAMIEGEAVVEEEVVEEPPVPAQYIMLKPEFVVSYQVGPRQRFLQVSIEVMSRKQTAIDALTLNEPMVRNEILRVLGEQEFAQLRTDEGRKTLQTNLHERVSQLLKREAFIEPDDIEAVLFTNFVMQ from the coding sequence ATGGCAACAGAGCAGGATCTGAAAATTGATGAAGGTGCAGAGGCCAAGCCCAAAAGCAAACTGAAGCTCATTCTTTTTATTGTGCTGGCTTTGCTGTTACTTGGTGGGGGTGGTGCAGCGGCGTATTGGTTTTTGTTGGCCGGAACGGATGCTGCCATGATTGAAGGTGAAGCGGTTGTCGAGGAAGAAGTGGTGGAAGAACCGCCAGTTCCGGCGCAGTACATCATGCTCAAGCCCGAGTTTGTGGTGAGTTATCAGGTGGGGCCGAGGCAGCGCTTTCTGCAGGTCAGTATCGAAGTGATGAGCCGTAAACAAACCGCGATTGATGCGTTAACCCTGAACGAACCTATGGTTCGTAACGAAATATTGCGGGTTCTGGGTGAGCAGGAATTTGCTCAACTCCGGACGGATGAAGGCCGTAAAACCTTGCAAACGAATCTTCACGAGCGCGTATCCCAGCTATTAAAACGTGAAGCTTTTATCGAGCCGGATGATATCGAGGCTGTGCTCTTCACCAACTTTGTTATGCAGTAG
- a CDS encoding SpoIIE family protein phosphatase, whose protein sequence is MPPIRILIADDNQVDRKILMRILQNQGHEILDAENGQEAVALYKAESPDIVLLDVIMPVMDGKEAARLIKDHAGEDLVPVIFLTSMTDAYGLAECLESGGDDFLNKPYNPVVLQAKVRSFYRMREMHQTLQQQRDTIVSHNEHLMHEQEAAKAVFDNVAHLGCLSANNIRYLISPLAVFNGDVLLAARQPSGAMNLLLGDFTGHGLPAAIGALPLAEIFYGMTAKGFGVRDIIREINRKMNSILPIGFFCCAAMVELNFERKSASVWMGGIPDCYLYRMADASLQTLRSEHLPLGVLSDSRFVDSLQEFTLELGDRLLLWSDGILEARNPAGDMFGQHRLQAAIESAADADTIFPTIKSALAGFQQNSERDDDITLLEVRMTLPETLEDDPKSFALASAAGPMDWSFSYELGPSSLSHFNPLPLVMHIMMEVPGLRMMSGQLYTVMAELFGNALEHGVLGLDSALKRSPEGFMTYYQQRQERIEHLQEGSIRVVMHHEGNGACGQLRVRFVDSGDGFDYLALQQRAAANAHVVEKHQYSGRGIPLVHQICESVTYFGKGNEVEAVIHWPQLSEG, encoded by the coding sequence ATGCCGCCAATCCGGATATTGATTGCGGACGACAATCAGGTCGATCGCAAGATTCTGATGCGTATTCTCCAGAATCAGGGGCATGAAATTCTGGACGCCGAAAACGGCCAGGAGGCCGTCGCTCTCTATAAAGCGGAGTCTCCCGATATCGTGTTGCTGGATGTCATCATGCCAGTGATGGACGGCAAGGAAGCAGCACGACTGATCAAGGATCATGCCGGTGAAGATCTGGTTCCGGTCATTTTTCTGACTTCCATGACGGACGCTTATGGCTTGGCGGAGTGCCTGGAAAGCGGCGGTGACGATTTTCTTAATAAACCCTATAACCCGGTTGTATTGCAGGCCAAGGTGCGATCGTTTTACCGTATGCGGGAGATGCATCAGACCCTGCAGCAACAGCGCGATACCATTGTCAGCCATAACGAACACCTGATGCATGAGCAAGAAGCTGCCAAAGCGGTGTTTGATAACGTCGCGCATCTGGGGTGTTTGTCGGCCAATAATATTCGTTATCTGATATCACCACTGGCTGTCTTTAACGGTGATGTACTGCTGGCAGCACGACAACCCAGTGGGGCTATGAATCTGTTGTTGGGAGACTTTACCGGTCATGGATTACCCGCTGCCATTGGTGCGTTGCCACTGGCCGAGATTTTCTACGGCATGACCGCCAAAGGCTTTGGAGTGCGCGATATCATTCGCGAAATCAACCGCAAGATGAACTCGATTTTACCCATTGGTTTTTTCTGCTGCGCGGCGATGGTCGAACTGAACTTCGAGCGTAAGTCGGCGAGTGTCTGGATGGGCGGAATTCCGGATTGTTATTTGTACCGGATGGCTGATGCCTCGCTGCAAACCTTGCGCTCCGAGCACTTGCCGCTGGGGGTGTTGAGTGATTCCCGTTTTGTCGATTCGTTGCAAGAATTCACGCTGGAGCTGGGCGACCGCTTGTTGTTATGGTCCGACGGTATTCTCGAAGCACGGAATCCGGCAGGTGATATGTTTGGTCAGCACCGGCTGCAGGCGGCTATCGAATCCGCAGCCGATGCGGATACGATTTTCCCGACGATCAAGTCAGCGTTGGCAGGTTTTCAGCAAAACAGCGAGCGTGATGACGATATTACCTTGCTGGAAGTGCGGATGACGTTGCCGGAAACACTCGAAGATGATCCGAAATCCTTCGCGCTGGCGTCGGCTGCAGGGCCGATGGACTGGTCCTTCAGCTATGAGCTGGGCCCGTCCAGCCTGAGTCACTTTAATCCTCTGCCGCTGGTGATGCATATTATGATGGAGGTACCGGGCCTGCGGATGATGAGCGGCCAGTTATACACCGTCATGGCAGAACTGTTTGGTAATGCGCTGGAGCATGGGGTGTTAGGGCTGGATTCAGCCCTGAAGCGCTCTCCAGAGGGTTTTATGACGTATTATCAGCAGCGTCAGGAACGTATCGAACACTTGCAAGAGGGTTCGATACGAGTCGTGATGCACCACGAAGGTAATGGCGCATGCGGGCAGCTACGGGTTCGATTTGTTGATAGTGGTGATGGCTTTGACTATCTGGCGTTGCAGCAACGCGCTGCGGCGAATGCCCACGTGGTTGAAAAACATCAGTATTCTGGCCGGGGTATTCCTCTGGTTCACCAGATATGCGAGTCTGTTACCTACTTTGGTAAAGGAAATGAGGTGGAGGCCGTTATTCACTGGCCCCAGCTGAGTGAGGGATAA
- the fliN gene encoding flagellar motor switch protein FliN produces the protein MSDDNEELDPQALADQVAAGIDAAGQDDQALADEWAAAMEESGDVPEDEVQAVELEELKDESKRVVANPDGPELDVILDIPVRISMEVGSTQIPIRNLLQLNQGSVVELDRLAGEPLDVLVNGTLIAHGEVVMVNDKFGIRLTDVVSQSERIQRLR, from the coding sequence ATGAGTGATGACAACGAAGAGCTCGACCCCCAGGCACTGGCTGATCAGGTGGCTGCCGGAATCGATGCCGCCGGACAGGATGATCAGGCGCTGGCCGATGAATGGGCGGCGGCGATGGAAGAATCTGGCGATGTGCCGGAGGACGAAGTCCAGGCGGTGGAGCTGGAAGAGCTGAAGGACGAAAGCAAGCGGGTAGTCGCCAACCCGGATGGCCCGGAGCTGGATGTAATTCTGGATATTCCGGTACGTATTTCCATGGAAGTAGGCAGTACCCAGATTCCTATTCGTAACCTGCTGCAACTGAATCAGGGTTCGGTGGTGGAGCTTGATCGTCTCGCCGGTGAGCCGCTGGACGTGCTGGTTAATGGCACCCTGATCGCCCATGGCGAGGTGGTGATGGTGAACGATAAATTTGGTATCCGCCTGACGGATGTGGTGAGCCAGAGTGAACGTATCCAACGCTTGCGCTAG
- the fliM gene encoding flagellar motor switch protein FliM, translating into MQDLLSQDEIDALLHGVDDGAVEPDDPGDGNGVRNYDLTSNDRIVRGRMPTLEMINERFARYTRISMFNFLRRSADVSSGGVQIMKFGEYVHTLYVPTSLNLVKMRPLRGTALFILDAKLVFKLVDNFFGGDGRHAKIEGREFTPTEIRVVQLVLSQVFNDMMEAWSPVLKVDYEYVGSEVNPAMANIVSPSEVVVVSTFHIELDGGGGDLHLTIPYSMIEPIREILDAGVQSDIDDVDERWMQSLREDILEATVPLHGTLAERRISLREVAAFKAGDIIPIEMPEQFVLQANGVPVLRGRMGISGENLAVKITEQIKPKRR; encoded by the coding sequence GTGCAGGATTTATTGTCCCAGGACGAAATTGATGCCTTGCTTCACGGCGTGGATGACGGCGCGGTTGAGCCGGACGACCCCGGTGATGGCAATGGTGTTCGCAACTACGATCTGACCAGCAACGACCGCATTGTGCGTGGCCGTATGCCGACGTTGGAGATGATCAACGAACGTTTCGCCCGTTACACCCGTATCAGTATGTTCAACTTTCTGCGGCGCAGTGCGGATGTCTCATCGGGCGGCGTCCAGATCATGAAATTTGGTGAGTACGTACACACCCTGTATGTGCCTACCAGCCTCAACCTGGTGAAGATGCGCCCGCTGCGCGGTACGGCGTTGTTTATTCTGGATGCCAAACTGGTGTTCAAGCTGGTGGATAATTTTTTTGGCGGCGACGGCCGCCACGCCAAGATTGAAGGGCGCGAATTTACCCCGACAGAAATCCGGGTTGTACAGCTGGTTCTGAGCCAGGTGTTTAACGACATGATGGAAGCCTGGTCGCCAGTATTAAAAGTCGACTACGAATACGTTGGCTCCGAGGTGAATCCGGCTATGGCCAATATTGTCAGCCCCAGCGAAGTGGTGGTGGTCAGCACCTTCCATATCGAGCTGGATGGCGGTGGCGGCGATTTACACCTGACGATTCCCTACTCAATGATTGAACCCATTCGGGAAATTCTGGACGCCGGTGTACAGAGTGACATCGACGATGTGGATGAGCGCTGGATGCAGTCGTTACGTGAAGACATTCTCGAAGCCACCGTGCCATTGCACGGCACTCTGGCAGAACGGCGGATCAGTTTGCGCGAAGTGGCAGCCTTCAAGGCTGGCGACATTATTCCGATCGAAATGCCCGAGCAGTTTGTCTTGCAAGCCAATGGCGTACCGGTATTACGCGGTCGTATGGGGATCTCCGGAGAGAACCTGGCAGTCAAGATAACGGAACAAATCAAACCCAAACGGCGCTAG
- a CDS encoding protein-glutamate O-methyltransferase CheR: MANAATVSVDRSTDGNEPEFDMTDRDFNTIAELADRHTGIVLGPHKRTMVYGRIARRIRATGLVSFQRYLAYLEQHPDQELSHFINAITTNLTSFFREPHHFHFLDQQLLPRLKLKNSASKRLRIWSAGCSIGQEAYTIAISVLRAGFPKDWDIRILATDLDSNVLATGEQGIYPLDHIESLDAEVKRNHFRPTPDGRSVQINADLRNMVHFKRLNLLESWPMNGPFDLIFCRNVVIYFNKDSQRMLFDHFADYLAADGHLCIGHSENLAGVSERFQPLGQTVYRKIR, from the coding sequence GAATTTGATATGACAGACAGGGATTTTAATACCATTGCTGAATTAGCTGATCGTCATACCGGGATCGTACTGGGGCCGCACAAACGCACCATGGTCTATGGCCGTATTGCCCGGCGTATCCGGGCGACGGGGTTGGTCAGTTTTCAGCGTTACCTTGCTTATCTGGAGCAGCACCCGGATCAGGAGCTGTCCCATTTTATCAATGCAATCACGACCAATCTGACCTCGTTTTTTCGTGAGCCACACCATTTTCATTTTCTCGATCAGCAGCTGTTGCCTCGGCTGAAGCTAAAGAACAGCGCCAGCAAGCGGCTGAGAATCTGGTCAGCAGGTTGCTCGATAGGCCAGGAAGCCTACACCATCGCGATCAGTGTTTTACGCGCCGGGTTTCCAAAAGACTGGGACATCCGCATTTTGGCGACGGATCTGGATTCCAATGTGCTGGCAACCGGCGAGCAGGGAATCTATCCGCTTGATCATATCGAGTCGCTCGACGCGGAGGTAAAGCGCAACCATTTTCGTCCGACCCCGGATGGCCGCTCGGTACAGATCAATGCCGACTTGCGCAACATGGTGCACTTCAAGCGTTTGAACCTGCTGGAATCATGGCCGATGAATGGGCCGTTTGATCTGATTTTTTGCCGCAACGTGGTGATTTATTTTAACAAGGACTCACAACGGATGCTGTTTGACCATTTCGCGGACTACCTGGCCGCTGACGGCCATTTATGTATCGGCCATTCCGAAAACCTGGCGGGTGTCAGCGAGCGTTTTCAGCCACTGGGTCAAACCGTCTACCGGAAAATCAGATGA
- the fliP gene encoding flagellar type III secretion system pore protein FliP (The bacterial flagellar biogenesis protein FliP forms a type III secretion system (T3SS)-type pore required for flagellar assembly.), translated as MGIPALVYQANESGGEYTVTIQILAIMTLLSVLPSLLIMMTSFTRIVVVMAILRQAIGLQQTPSNQVMLGLSLFLTLFVMMPVLQVINVQALQPYLSEEITSVQALERAVIPIHEFMLGQTRENDLDLFVRISGRDDIASPADTPIHILIPAFITSELKTAFQIGFLIFIPFLIIDLVVASILMAMGMMMLSPVIISLPFKIMLFVLIDGWALIMGTLANSFGTV; from the coding sequence ATGGGCATTCCGGCACTGGTGTATCAGGCCAACGAGAGTGGCGGCGAGTACACGGTAACGATTCAGATTCTGGCCATCATGACGCTGTTGTCGGTGCTGCCGTCACTGCTGATTATGATGACCTCGTTCACCCGTATTGTGGTCGTCATGGCGATTTTGCGGCAGGCCATTGGCTTGCAGCAAACGCCATCCAATCAGGTCATGTTAGGGCTATCGCTGTTCCTGACCCTGTTTGTGATGATGCCGGTCTTGCAGGTCATCAACGTGCAGGCGCTGCAGCCTTACCTGAGTGAAGAAATTACCTCGGTACAGGCGCTTGAACGGGCGGTGATACCGATCCATGAATTTATGTTGGGGCAAACCCGCGAAAATGATCTGGATCTGTTTGTACGTATCAGCGGCCGGGATGATATTGCCAGCCCGGCGGATACCCCGATTCATATATTGATTCCGGCGTTTATTACCAGCGAGTTGAAAACTGCGTTCCAGATCGGTTTTCTGATTTTTATTCCCTTTTTGATTATTGATCTGGTGGTTGCCAGTATTTTGATGGCAATGGGGATGATGATGCTGTCGCCGGTGATTATTTCGCTGCCTTTTAAAATCATGTTGTTTGTGCTGATTGATGGCTGGGCGCTGATTATGGGGACGCTGGCCAATTCGTTTGGCACGGTTTAG
- a CDS encoding Hpt domain-containing protein: MKLQDHFDSESLDILRDVMDDEFDDLITLFVNDSESRLPKMNAAWVQQDVAGLGNLSHSFKGASGNVCAAALSHCNKELEDFLRDKEADDVDWTEARQLLAAINQEFAAVKECIQRHFH, from the coding sequence ATGAAATTGCAGGACCATTTTGATAGCGAGTCATTAGATATACTGCGCGACGTGATGGACGACGAGTTCGACGATCTGATCACCTTGTTTGTTAATGACTCCGAAAGTCGACTACCGAAAATGAATGCGGCCTGGGTGCAGCAGGATGTCGCCGGGTTGGGTAATTTATCCCACAGCTTCAAGGGAGCCAGCGGCAATGTCTGCGCCGCTGCCTTGTCGCATTGCAACAAGGAGCTGGAAGATTTCCTGCGAGACAAGGAAGCGGACGATGTGGACTGGACAGAGGCGCGTCAGTTACTGGCTGCCATCAATCAGGAATTTGCTGCTGTCAAGGAGTGTATCCAGCGTCATTTTCACTAA
- the fliO gene encoding flagellar biosynthetic protein FliO — MNVSNACARRPMWANGKKYSGGVLKHLCALTLLLAAGVMLAMDAASSTGNSVDNSINNSINNSVNNSVNNSVNNSDGNASIALNPNTDNRLEITRPQTLDTGSSPMASAGKVALFLVLVLGLIVLLAWLAQQVRLRGNWGGPAHAGRGPMIRTLATQSVGIKEKIAVVQVGDKQLVLGITARQISLLTELDTPLEPTPAAVPAAAPMGFAELLKKAARV; from the coding sequence GTGAACGTATCCAACGCTTGCGCTAGACGGCCAATGTGGGCCAACGGTAAAAAATACTCCGGTGGTGTACTGAAGCACTTGTGTGCATTGACGCTGTTGCTGGCAGCGGGAGTCATGCTGGCCATGGATGCAGCCAGTAGCACTGGTAACAGCGTCGACAACAGTATTAACAACAGTATTAACAACAGCGTCAATAACAGCGTCAATAACAGCGTCAATAACAGCGACGGCAACGCCAGTATTGCGTTGAATCCAAACACCGATAATCGGTTAGAAATCACTCGGCCCCAGACACTGGACACCGGTAGCAGCCCCATGGCATCGGCAGGCAAGGTGGCCTTGTTTCTGGTGCTGGTGTTGGGATTGATTGTGTTATTGGCCTGGCTGGCGCAGCAAGTGAGACTGCGGGGCAATTGGGGTGGGCCAGCCCATGCAGGGCGTGGGCCGATGATTCGTACACTGGCGACCCAGTCGGTGGGTATCAAGGAAAAAATTGCGGTGGTTCAGGTCGGTGACAAACAACTGGTGCTGGGTATTACCGCGCGGCAAATAAGCCTGCTGACCGAGCTGGATACACCGTTGGAGCCGACACCGGCAGCCGTGCCTGCCGCTGCCCCGATGGGATTTGCCGAGTTATTAAAAAAGGCGGCCAGAGTATGA
- a CDS encoding chemotaxis response regulator protein-glutamate methylesterase — MADVRVLVVDDSALIRKMLTQILSEAKGIEVVGTAHDPLIARDKIKQLNPDVLTLDVEMPRMNGLQFLRNLMRLRPMPVIMVSTLTAVGAPVTLEALEIGALDYLAKPQLGNEQHFQLFARQLVEKVRMAATARVQPLQKFHALRFAPKVKPAAAAAAAAAYRRWIVLGASTGGTEAIKTLLSQVSAQCPPMLITQHIPEVFSASFAQRLNTILEPEVLEASNGLEVCAGRVIIAHGSHHLTFRRDGTAIRCILSDSAPVNRHRPSVDVMFDAITAVKPAQELVAVMLTGMGCDGASAIKRLHQSGTRTVVQDETSSVVWGMPGAVVDIGAADHVLPLDKIATCMLDLAK; from the coding sequence ATGGCTGATGTTCGTGTGCTGGTTGTTGATGATTCAGCACTGATACGCAAAATGCTGACCCAGATCCTGTCGGAAGCAAAGGGCATAGAGGTCGTAGGGACGGCACACGATCCGCTGATTGCCCGTGACAAGATCAAGCAACTCAACCCGGATGTGCTGACTCTGGATGTGGAAATGCCACGCATGAACGGCCTGCAGTTTCTCCGTAATCTGATGCGATTACGGCCCATGCCGGTCATTATGGTGTCGACATTAACGGCGGTCGGTGCCCCAGTCACGCTGGAGGCACTGGAGATTGGCGCGCTCGATTACTTGGCCAAACCGCAACTCGGCAACGAGCAGCATTTTCAGCTGTTTGCCCGCCAGCTGGTGGAAAAGGTACGCATGGCCGCGACAGCACGGGTACAGCCGCTGCAGAAGTTTCATGCGTTACGTTTTGCTCCGAAGGTCAAACCGGCAGCGGCAGCGGCAGCGGCAGCGGCTTATCGGCGCTGGATTGTGCTGGGTGCTTCCACCGGCGGTACTGAGGCGATCAAGACGTTGCTCAGCCAGGTGTCGGCGCAATGTCCGCCGATGCTGATCACCCAACATATTCCCGAAGTGTTCAGTGCTTCATTTGCTCAGCGACTGAATACCATACTGGAGCCTGAAGTGCTGGAAGCCAGCAATGGTCTGGAGGTTTGTGCTGGTCGGGTTATTATTGCCCATGGTTCACATCATTTGACGTTTCGTCGCGATGGAACCGCCATTCGTTGCATACTGTCTGACAGCGCCCCCGTCAATCGTCACCGACCTTCGGTTGACGTGATGTTTGATGCAATTACGGCGGTTAAACCCGCGCAGGAGCTGGTGGCAGTGATGTTGACCGGCATGGGGTGCGATGGGGCCAGTGCGATAAAGCGGCTGCATCAGTCCGGTACTCGCACCGTGGTGCAGGATGAAACCTCATCGGTGGTGTGGGGGATGCCAGGAGCCGTCGTTGACATTGGCGCAGCAGATCATGTCTTGCCACTGGACAAAATTGCTACTTGTATGCTGGATCTGGCTAAATAA
- a CDS encoding flagellar hook-length control protein FliK: MSLTPTGSEFLLPKPAAKTAVGLSSSLPTVDGGRFAGLINRSSATTDHGLSEQSSLQTLPLTGEILPSEALNSAEVLRQIRAEGELSGFALTAAGLTAAGLAEVGEGEFDPSDLEREDAANEDQTGQEVSPENPTNLIMLAVNPAIPLSEPTARFWSGQSSASALALSPAAMTSSGKAQGMADPGLVNTTVMAAVDADASNTIDLADVMGAEVANDTLAAAAEKPTLSAALSSSQAPSSLAGAMAGWATDAMSGTADSDSGEALDIGLTADQTLLEGERSSPEALEFGSDRQRWGGALGGRLLTMIAADIQEARIHLDPPELGALEIKMTVDADDQARVSVQVQNSQVKEVLESQAQRLREALAEQGLTLAGFDVSEQSPGQGFSGRDDAEAENTLASDLLDDDDNLTADMAEPHANLETDGLHLLSTYA, translated from the coding sequence ATGAGCCTGACACCCACTGGGTCCGAATTTTTATTACCAAAACCTGCAGCCAAGACGGCTGTTGGCCTATCTTCCAGCCTGCCAACGGTTGATGGTGGGCGGTTTGCCGGATTAATCAACCGATCGTCAGCGACCACTGATCATGGTTTGAGCGAACAATCGAGCCTACAGACGTTGCCGTTAACCGGTGAGATTTTGCCGTCTGAGGCATTAAACAGCGCTGAGGTATTGAGGCAAATTCGTGCAGAAGGCGAGCTGTCGGGATTCGCCCTGACTGCTGCGGGATTGACAGCTGCAGGATTGGCGGAGGTTGGAGAAGGAGAATTCGATCCCAGTGACCTAGAGCGAGAGGATGCAGCTAATGAGGATCAAACCGGTCAGGAAGTATCCCCGGAGAACCCAACGAACCTGATCATGTTAGCCGTGAATCCGGCTATTCCGCTCTCGGAGCCAACGGCTCGTTTCTGGTCTGGTCAATCTTCTGCCAGCGCGTTGGCTTTGTCTCCCGCTGCCATGACGAGTTCAGGGAAAGCGCAGGGAATGGCTGATCCAGGCCTGGTTAATACCACTGTAATGGCCGCAGTGGATGCCGATGCCAGCAATACTATCGACCTGGCTGATGTCATGGGGGCAGAGGTTGCCAATGATACGCTGGCAGCCGCAGCAGAAAAGCCAACCTTGTCCGCTGCTCTGAGCAGTTCGCAAGCACCGTCTTCCTTGGCCGGAGCGATGGCTGGCTGGGCGACGGATGCCATGAGCGGCACAGCGGATTCAGACTCTGGAGAAGCATTGGATATTGGCCTGACCGCCGATCAGACGTTGCTGGAGGGTGAACGTAGCAGTCCGGAGGCGTTGGAGTTTGGCAGTGATCGCCAGCGTTGGGGTGGGGCGTTGGGCGGACGCTTGTTAACCATGATCGCGGCAGATATTCAGGAAGCCCGCATACACCTCGATCCGCCAGAGCTGGGGGCGCTGGAAATCAAGATGACGGTAGATGCCGATGATCAGGCCCGAGTGTCTGTACAGGTGCAAAATTCTCAGGTGAAAGAGGTGTTGGAATCCCAGGCACAGCGGTTAAGAGAGGCGTTGGCCGAACAGGGCCTGACGCTGGCTGGCTTTGACGTGTCGGAACAGTCCCCAGGTCAGGGATTTTCCGGACGGGATGATGCGGAGGCTGAAAACACGCTGGCGTCAGATCTTTTGGATGATGACGATAACTTGACGGCTGATATGGCCGAGCCTCACGCCAATCTTGAAACGGATGGACTGCATTTGCTCAGTACCTACGCCTGA
- the cheD gene encoding chemoreceptor glutamine deamidase CheD yields MRVFAEQPVQPPVSQGFEHVNRYWDDVHKVWTAKILPGEFYVSTTGEMVVTVLGSCISACVRDKVRGIGGMNHFMLPEQTEYSSDVWGGNPGTSASRYGNWAMEFLINEILKRGGRKENMEIKLFGGGQMIASMTDIGQRNILFAYNYLANEGLTVSAADVGDVFARKVLYFPDTGAVKVRRIRDMKNNTLLDRETRYRKEVEQTASSPIGGGIDLF; encoded by the coding sequence ATGAGAGTTTTTGCTGAACAGCCAGTCCAGCCTCCTGTCAGTCAGGGTTTTGAACACGTCAACCGTTACTGGGACGATGTGCACAAGGTCTGGACGGCAAAAATACTGCCCGGTGAATTTTATGTATCGACCACGGGTGAAATGGTGGTCACTGTACTGGGTTCCTGTATCTCTGCCTGTGTGCGGGACAAGGTCAGAGGCATCGGTGGCATGAACCATTTTATGTTGCCGGAACAAACGGAATATTCCTCGGACGTCTGGGGTGGAAATCCGGGAACCTCGGCATCGCGGTATGGCAATTGGGCGATGGAGTTTCTGATTAACGAGATTCTCAAACGTGGCGGCCGCAAGGAAAATATGGAAATCAAGTTGTTTGGCGGTGGCCAGATGATTGCGTCAATGACTGATATTGGCCAGCGTAATATCCTTTTTGCCTATAACTATCTTGCCAATGAAGGGCTTACCGTATCGGCAGCAGATGTGGGCGACGTGTTTGCCCGCAAGGTGCTGTATTTCCCGGACACGGGGGCGGTCAAGGTGCGCCGCATCCGCGATATGAAGAACAACACCTTGCTGGATCGGGAAACCCGATACCGCAAGGAAGTGGAGCAGACGGCCAGCTCACCAATCGGCGGTGGGATTGACCTGTTCTGA